A region of Rattus rattus isolate New Zealand chromosome 7, Rrattus_CSIRO_v1, whole genome shotgun sequence DNA encodes the following proteins:
- the Slc5a6 gene encoding sodium-dependent multivitamin transporter: MTVTSTAAPFYTTSDTNRVISTFSVVDYVVFGLLLVLSLVIGLYHACRGWGRHTVGELLMADRKMGCLPVALSLLATFQSAVAILGGPAEIYRFGTQYWFLGCSYFLGLLIPAHIFIPVFYRLHLTSAYEYLELRFNKAVRICGTVTFIFQMVVYMGVALYAPSLALNAVTGFDLWLSVLALGIVCNIYTALGGLKAVIWTDVFQTLIMFLGQLVVIIVGAAKVGGLGHVWAVASQHGLISGIELDPDPFVRHTFWTLAFGGVFMMLSLYGVNQAQVQRYLSSHSEKAAVLSCYAVFPCQQVALCMSCLIGLVMFAYYKKYSMSPQQEQAAPDQLVLYFVMDLLKDIPGLPGLFVACLFSGSLSTISSAFNSLATVTMEDLIQPWFPQLTETRAIMLSRSLAFAYGLVCLGMAYVSSHLGSVLQAALSIFGMVGGPLLGLFCLGMFFPCANPLGAIVGLLTGLTMAFWIGIGSIVSRKSSAAASPPLNGSSSFLPSNLTVATVTTLMPSTLSKPTGLQQFYSLSYLWYSAHNSTTVIVVGLIVSLLTGGMRGRSLNPGTIYPVLPKLLALLPLSCQKRLCWRSHNQDIPVVTNLFPEKMRNGVLQDSRDKERMAEDGLVHQPCSPTYVVQETSL; encoded by the exons ATGACTGTGACGAGCACTGCGGCTCCCTTCTATACAACCTCAGACACCAACCGGGTTATTTCCACCTTTTCTGTTGTGGACTATGTGGTGTTTGGCCTGTTGCTGGTTCTCTCCCTTGTCATTGGGCTCTATCATGCTTGCCGTGGCTGGGGCCGCCATACCGTTGGTGAGCTGCTGATGGCAGACCGAAAAATGGGCTGCCTTCCTGTGGCACTGTCCTTGCTGGCCACCTTCCAGTCAGCCGTGGCCATCCTGGGGGGACCAGCTGAGATCTACCGATTTGGAACCCAGTATTGGTTCCTGGGGTGCTCCTACTTCCTGGGGCTTCTGATCCCTGCTCACATCTTCATCCCCGTCTTCTACCGCCTGCATCTTACCAGCGCCTATGAG TACCTAGAGCTCCGCTTCAATAAAGCAGTCCGGATCTGTGGGACTGTGACCTTCATCTTTCAGATG GTGGTCTACATGGGAGTGGCTCTCTATGCACCGTCCCTGGCCCTCAATGCAG TGACTGGATTTGATCTATGGCTGTCAGTGCTGGCCCTAGGAATTGTCTGCAACATCTACACTGCACTG GGTGGGCTGAAGGCTGTCATCTGGACAGATGTGTTCCAAACGTTGATCATGTTCCTAGGGCAGCTGGTGGTTATCATTGTAGGAGCGGCCAAAGTGGGTGGCTTGGGGCATGTATGGGCTGTGGCTTCCCAGCATGGCCTCATCTCTGGGATTGA GCTGGATCCTGACCCCTTTGTACGTCATACTTTCTGGACTTTGGCCTTTGGCGGTGTCTTCATGATGCTCTCCTTGTATGGAGTGAATCAGGCTCAGGTGCAGCGCTACCTCAGTTCCCACTCAGAGAAGGCTGCTGTGCT CTCCTGCTATGCAGTGTTCCCTTGCCAGCAAGTGGCCCTCTGCATGAGCTGCCTCATTGGTCTGGTCATGTTTGCCTATTATAAGAAATATAGTATGAGCCCCCAGCAAGAGCAAGCAGCCCCTGACCAG TTAGTCCTCTATTTTGTGATGGACCTCCTGAAAGACATACCAGGGCTGCCCGGGCTCTTCGTTGCTTGCCTCTTCAGTGGATCTCTCAG CACCATATCTTCCGCATTCAATTCGCTGGCCACTGTCACGATGGAAGACCTGATCCAGCCCTGGTTCCCTCAGTTGACTGAAACCCGGGCCATCATGCTCTCTCGAAGCCTTG CCTTTGCCTATGGGCTAGTTTGCCTGGGAATGGCCTATGTTTCCTCTCATCTGGGATCAGTGCTCCAG GCAGCACTCAGCATCTTTGGCATGGTTGGAGGGCCACTGCTGGGACTCTTCTGCCTTGGAATGTTCTTTCCGTGTGCCAACCCTCTT GGTGCCATTGTAGGCCTGTTGACGGGACTCACCATGGCCTTCTGGATTGGCATTGGGAGCATAGTAAGCAGGAAGAGTTCTGCTGCGGCATCCCCTCCCCTTAATGGATCCAGCTCCTTCCTGCCCAGCAATCTAACTGTCGCCACTGTGACCACCCTGATGCCTTCTACCCTGTCCAA GCCCACAGGACTGCAGCAGTTCTATTCCCTGTCCTATTTATGGTACAGTGCGCACAACTCCACCACAGTCATTGTAGTGGGCCTGATTGTCAGTCTGCTCACCG GGGGAATGCGGGGCCGGTCCCTGAACCCTGGCACCATTTACCCTGTGTTGCCAAAGCTCCTTGCACTCCTGCCCTTATCCTGCCAGAAGCGGCTTTGCTGGAGAAGCCACAACCAG GATATCCCTGTGGTCACCAACCTGTTTCCAGAGAAGATGAGGAACGGAGTGCTGCAGGacagcagagacaaagagaggatgGCTGAAGATGGCCTTGTCCATCAGCCATGCAGCCCCACCTACGTTGTCCAAGAGACGTCCCTGTGA